GGCTGAACGCGTGCAGCAGAGCGGCACCGTCCTCCCGGGCACTCATGCCGCGCAGCGCGGTGACGGTGTCGGTCGCGCCGCCGACCGGGGCCGCCGCCATCATGGCGGCGAACCGGCCGGGCTGCAGCGCGTGCATCACCTCGGCGGTGAGCTGCCGCAGCTCGTCGGCGGCCGGGGAGTTGGCGCGCTCCCGCAACACCGCTGGTACGCCACGCGGCGTGCCCTGGGCGAAGAGCGTCGCCGCCTCGCGGACCGCGGTGGGGAAGACCGGCAGGCCGAGCGCCCGGACACTGCTCATCGCGTCGGCGTGGGCGGCGATGGGGCGCTGGTACATGAGCTGGATCATCGTGAACGCGACCCCGGCGATGTCGGGCTTGATGATCCCGGGGCGTCCGATGTCGGGGAAGCGCCGCGCGTCGGCGTTGTAGTCCTCGATCAGCTTGTCGACGCTGCCGTAGAGGTAGTCGATGCCGAGCGTCGAGAGGAAGTCGGCCTTCGCCGGGATGATGAGCTGGTCGCTGGCGATGATCGCGGACTGCGTGACGATGTTGAAGGTCGGCGGGCAGTCGATCAGGATCAGGTCGTAGTCGGGCAGGTCGCGGTGGTGCAGCTGCTCGGCGAGCGCACCCCGGATGCGGAAGAGTCCCGCGTCGCGCTCCTCGTCGGTGCCGCGCAGCCCGCGGGCGAGGTCGAGGTCGATGTTGATCAGGCCGAGGTGCGACGCGATCAGGTCCAGCCGGCCGTCCTCGGCATCGGCGATATAGGAGTTCACCGGCTGCGGCGTGATGATGAGCTCGCTCAGCGAGATCCCCGGGCCGTCGCCGCGCAGGCTGTCGAACCAGCGCTTGACCGTCCGCGCCTCGCGCAGATCCCGGCGCCACTCCTCGGGGTCGACGAAGCTGAAGGTGAGACTCGTCTGCGGATCGAGATCGATCAGCAGGACCCGCATGCCCCGGCGAGCCAGTTCGGCACCGAGGTTCGCGGTGATCGTCGTCTTGCCGACGCCGCCCTTGTAATTGATTACGGATACGACCTGCATGTGCTTGACCTCCCCGCTGAGCAGGCTAAACCCGTATCCACCTGATCGTCACCGCCCGACAAGGCGCAACGTGTCCGCCATCGGGCGTGATACCTCGGCGTGATGTCGCTGTCGTCAGACCGCGAGGACGGTGACGGCGCCGGTCAGCGGCAGTGGCGGATCCACCACCGTGATGAAGTCGTAGCGCAGGTGGGTGCTGCTCGCGGCGAGCAGACTGATCGAATTGGAGCCGTAGGGCCGGTCCTCGGCGACCGTGAGCCGCCGGACGATCGCCGCCGGACCGGCCGGATCAAGGTCCGGCAGTGCCAGCAGGTCGAGCCAACTCCGCCAGGCCCGCTCCGGCGGCTGATCCGGCTGCGGCTCCGGGCGGGATGCCCGCGCCAGCAGCGCTCGCAGCCGCTCCACCCGAGGCTGCGTCGGGTCGAGACCGGCGTTGGCGACGATCGTCGTGCCAGGGCTGATCGAGATCTGGGTAATCTCCGTGCCGTTCCAGCCGACGAGCCGAGCGCCGCTGTCGTTCGCGACGCCGTCTCCTGGTAGGGGCAGGTCGAGCAGG
This portion of the Allocatelliglobosispora scoriae genome encodes:
- a CDS encoding NRDE family protein, with protein sequence MCIVVASIEPEAEFPLLVLAIRDEMLDRPWLPPAEHWPDRPGVLGGRDLLSGGTWLAVDPAAPRIACVLNSHSGAPGSGRLSRGSLPLTAVAGEPLPRDLSGFAPFYLLDLPLPGDGVANDSGARLVGWNGTEITQISISPGTTIVANAGLDPTQPRVERLRALLARASRPEPQPDQPPERAWRSWLDLLALPDLDPAGPAAIVRRLTVAEDRPYGSNSISLLAASSTHLRYDFITVVDPPLPLTGAVTVLAV
- a CDS encoding ParA family protein yields the protein MQVVSVINYKGGVGKTTITANLGAELARRGMRVLLIDLDPQTSLTFSFVDPEEWRRDLREARTVKRWFDSLRGDGPGISLSELIITPQPVNSYIADAEDGRLDLIASHLGLINIDLDLARGLRGTDEERDAGLFRIRGALAEQLHHRDLPDYDLILIDCPPTFNIVTQSAIIASDQLIIPAKADFLSTLGIDYLYGSVDKLIEDYNADARRFPDIGRPGIIKPDIAGVAFTMIQLMYQRPIAAHADAMSSVRALGLPVFPTAVREAATLFAQGTPRGVPAVLRERANSPAADELRQLTAEVMHALQPGRFAAMMAAAPVGGATDTVTALRGMSAREDGAALLHAFSLASLRELAAALDMSALGSGTRDELIERIVERTIGSRLNSEAIRRL